In Rissa tridactyla isolate bRisTri1 chromosome 8, bRisTri1.patW.cur.20221130, whole genome shotgun sequence, one genomic interval encodes:
- the COQ7 gene encoding 5-demethoxyubiquinone hydroxylase, mitochondrial, translating to MEVAAAAVRRSLGQGRPLRCGPGLRGRWPVPAERVSLRCCSTRVSLEDVNRPVIDRIIRVDHAGEYGANRIYAGQMAVLGRSSVGPVIQQMWNQEKDHLKKFNELMVAYRVRPTVLLPFWNVAGFVLGAGSALLGKKGAMACTVAVEESISDHYNSQIRTLMEEDPEKYKELLQVIKQFRDDEREHHDIGLEHDAEAAPAYSVLKTAIQLGCKAAIFLSERI from the exons ATGGAGGTGGCCGCCGCGGCCGTGCGGCGTTCGCTGGGGCAAGGCCGGCCCCTCCGCTGTGGGCCGG GTCTCCGGGGGAGGTGGCCTGTGCCCGCCGAGAGGGTGTCCCTCAGGTGCTGCAGCACGCGGGTGAGCCTGGAGGACGTCAACAGGCCCGTCATCGACCGCATCATCCGGGTGGACCACGCCGGGGAGTACGGGGCCAACCGCATCTATGCGGGGCAAATGGCCGTCCTGGGGAGGTCGAGCGTGGGCCCCGTTATCCAG CAAATGTGGAATCAAGAAAAAGACCACCTGAAAAAGTTCAATGAACTAATGGTTGCGTACAGAGTTCGACCTACTGTTTTATTACCTTTTTGGAATGTAGCAGGTTTTGTTTTAG GGGCTGGAAGTGCTTTACTTGGAAAGAAAGGTGCAATGGCCTGCACAGTGGCAGTGGAAGAGAGTATATCTGATCACTACAATAGCCAGATCCGAACTCTTATGGAAGAGGATCCAGAAAAGTACAAAGAACTGTTGCAG GTAATAAAGCAATTTCGGGATGATGAGCGGGAGCACCATGACATCGGGCTTGAGCATGATGCAGAAGCA GCACCAGCTTATTCAGTTTTGAAGACAGCTATACAACTTGGATGCAAAGCTGCAATATTTTTATCAGAAAGAATTTAG
- the ITPRIPL2 gene encoding inositol 1,4,5-trisphosphate receptor-interacting protein-like 2: ASPAGPGGGHPRGPTPRRALPVYTLNLRLVWPLVTGVCTALLCLYQALRGGAAGEGAAEAGSVPLLKGSALLLLGCLLARCCGGGGPRPGGVRAAAAAGSRRSALESFYGRQLRLSPHVLGHSKAHVGRVVAELVRAAKAQGLQPGPLALSLRGDFVRIGSAYEQHKVRSPDCFDILVPLRLPPHLEPQPRSAEGLGTRGAFVCGLRARASWPRRYRPFAEGFCVELQGRSHLSSGLVLRWFQGHLQRCLGAVRYRLQERCRISLSACPGHPPTLHILPCSDYVCCHISMAVRLIPAIPLGDALYLTALPPEGLQGPLAPEALWGLNASRQEQRLLSWLKEQAPASSCHLKCLQILKGLRDLRGQGLEEPFSSQWGRVLSSYVLKTALFSLLLQGPLEAWDERFLVERLEDLVLYLRDCLRKQVLMHFFLGNASLPEAVALPRFLKEATPVNLLAAFDGATLDLAAFQLINTWFQAPHIIRMYSSPRYLRPAPTPCRHVAEARQEPLGE; this comes from the exons g cctcgcccgcggggccgggcggcggccaCCCCCGTGGGCCGACCCCCCGCCGCGCCCTGCCCGTCTACACCCTCAACTTACGGCTCGTGTGGCCGCTGGTGACCGGCGTCTGCACCGCGCTCCTCTGCCTCTACCAGGCcctgcggggcggcgcggccggggagGGCGCGGCGGAGGCGGGCTCCGTCCCGCTCCTCAAGGGCtcggcgctgctgctgctgggctgcctgctggcccgctgctgcggcggcggcggccccagGCCCGGCGGGgtccgggcggcggcggcggcggggtcgcGGCGCAGCGCCCTGGAGAGCTTCTACGGGCGGCAGCTGCGGCTCTCGCCCCATGTGCTGGGCCACAGCAAGGCGCACGTCGGGCGCGTCGTGGCCGAGCTGGTGCGCGCCGCCAAGGcgcaggggctgcagcccggCCCGCTGGCCCTCAGCCTGCGCGGGGACTTCGTCCGCATCGGCAGCGCCTACGAGCAGCACAAGGTGCGCAGCCCCGACTGCTTCGACATCCTGGTGCCCCTGCGGCTGCCGCCACACCTGGAGCCCCAGCCGCGCTCCgccgaggggctggggacacgcGGCGCCTTCGTCTGCGGCCTGCGGGCGAGGGCCAGCTGGCCGCGCCGCTACCGGCCCTTCGCCGAGGGCTTCTGCGTGGAGCTGCAGGGCCGCAGCCACCTCTCCTCGGGGCTGGTGCTGCGCTGGTTCCAGGGCCACCTGCAGCGGTGCCTGGGCGCTGTGCGGTACCGCCTGCAGGAGCGCTGCCGCATCAGCCTCTCGGCCTGCCCCGGGCACCCGCCTACGCTGCACATCCTGCCCTGCTCCGACTATGTCTGCTGCCACATCTCCATGGCCGTGCGCCTCATCCCCGCCATCCCTCTCGGCGACGCGCTCTACCTCACGGCCCTGCCGCCCGAGGGTCTGCAGGGCCCCCTGGCCCCCGAGGCCCTCTGGGGCCTCAACGCCTCGCGTCAGGAGCAGCGGCTGCTGAGCTGGCTGAAGGAGCAGGCCCCGGCCTCCTCCTGCCACCTCAAGTGCCTGCAGATCCTCAAGGGCCTGCGGGATCTCCGCGGACAGggcctggaggagcccttcagcTCCCAATGGGGCCGGGTGCTCTCCTCTTACGTGCTGAAGACGgccctcttctccctgctgctgcaggggccCCTGGAGGCCTGGGATGAGCGGTTCCTGGTGGAGCGGCTGGAGGACCTGGTGCTGTACCTCAGGGACTGCCTGCGCAAGCAGGTGCTGATGCATTTCTTCCTGGGCAACGCCAGCCTCCCCGAAGCCGTGGCACTGCCCCGATTCCTCAAGGAAGCCACCCCCGTGAACTTGCTGGCAGCCTTCGACGGGGCCACGCTGGACCTGGCCGCCTTCCAGCTGATCAACACCTGGTTCCAGGCCCCGCACATCATCAGGATGTACAGCAGCCCCCGGTACCTGCGACCAGCGCCCACCCCGTGCCGACATGTTGCTGAGGCCAGGCAGGAGCCACTGGGAGAGTGA